The Hymenobacter oligotrophus genome has a window encoding:
- a CDS encoding DUF5723 family protein, whose amino-acid sequence MNLLAPRLLGGALLLLLPELAAAQSSFNLSRSNYSGLGGAAWNPATLADNRYKFQLKLIGVDVHATNTAYRYSGDWHLLSRDVPMEFNNNTLEPRPTDKPKLFSVGMNLRGPGLMVRLNERNSVAISSRVRVAFQGNRVSPVLLQNAVDEFKTKARFDNNTFNLNLNAFAEWNASYARVVFDEGPHFLKAGLTAKRLLGVASAYLQSRDLDYEVVTRTAATGDSTLRVHNLDGAFGYSNADAFEDFEAGDAQRWLAPSNAPGSGWGADLGVVYEYRPDDPAQYRYVDKKGVTRTDHSRSKYLYRVSVAITDLGSINYKDAVAYNNIKAKNLGVSESDIEGIDADNFDQRFERVLQTGRYQKETRFGAALPTALNIDVDYRLVPRVYLNAAISQGLRSTYAAGMRHFSFASVAPRLEMKWLEVSTPVSLINNYQTLTYGLNLRLGPLSVGSNDLAGLLSAKPYGTNAYVELSLLSLTNKRPKNKKPKAGKPVPSAAPAQI is encoded by the coding sequence GTGAATTTGCTTGCCCCTCGCCTGCTCGGCGGTGCGCTGCTGCTATTGCTCCCCGAGCTGGCAGCGGCTCAGTCGTCGTTTAACCTTTCGCGTTCCAACTACAGCGGCCTAGGCGGCGCTGCCTGGAACCCCGCCACCCTAGCCGACAACCGCTACAAGTTTCAGCTGAAGCTGATTGGGGTGGATGTGCACGCCACCAACACGGCCTACCGCTACAGCGGCGACTGGCACCTGCTCAGCCGCGACGTACCCATGGAGTTCAACAACAACACCCTGGAGCCTCGCCCCACCGACAAGCCCAAGCTGTTTAGCGTGGGCATGAACCTGCGCGGCCCGGGCCTGATGGTGCGTCTGAACGAGCGCAACTCGGTGGCCATCAGCAGCCGGGTACGAGTGGCATTTCAGGGCAACCGTGTATCGCCGGTGCTGCTGCAAAATGCCGTTGACGAGTTCAAGACCAAAGCGCGCTTCGACAACAATACCTTCAACCTCAACCTAAACGCTTTTGCTGAGTGGAACGCCTCGTATGCCCGCGTGGTGTTCGACGAAGGACCTCACTTCCTGAAGGCAGGCCTTACGGCCAAGCGCCTGCTGGGGGTAGCGTCGGCCTACCTGCAAAGCCGCGACCTCGACTACGAGGTAGTAACCCGCACGGCCGCTACCGGCGACTCAACCCTGCGCGTGCACAACCTCGACGGTGCTTTTGGCTACTCCAATGCCGATGCGTTTGAGGACTTTGAAGCCGGTGACGCACAGCGCTGGCTGGCGCCCAGCAATGCCCCCGGCAGCGGCTGGGGCGCCGACCTGGGCGTGGTGTACGAGTACCGACCCGACGACCCCGCTCAGTACCGCTACGTTGATAAGAAAGGCGTGACGCGCACCGATCATTCGCGCAGCAAGTACCTGTACCGGGTGTCGGTGGCCATTACCGACCTAGGCTCCATCAACTACAAGGATGCCGTGGCTTACAACAACATCAAGGCCAAGAACCTAGGCGTGAGCGAAAGCGACATCGAAGGCATTGATGCGGATAACTTCGATCAGCGGTTTGAGCGCGTGCTGCAAACCGGCCGGTACCAGAAGGAAACGCGCTTTGGCGCCGCGTTGCCCACTGCCCTGAACATTGATGTGGACTACCGCCTGGTGCCGCGCGTGTACCTGAACGCGGCCATCAGCCAAGGCTTGCGCAGCACCTACGCCGCCGGCATGCGCCACTTCTCGTTTGCCTCGGTAGCGCCACGCCTCGAGATGAAGTGGCTGGAAGTATCTACCCCGGTGTCGCTCATCAACAACTACCAAACGCTTACCTACGGCCTCAACTTACGCCTAGGTCCGCTGAGTGTGGGCTCGAACGACCTGGCCGGGCTGCTCAGCGCCAAGCCCTACGGCACCAACGCGTACGTGGAGCTGTCGTTGCTTTCGCTCACCAATAAGCGCCCCAAAAACAAGAAGCCGAAAGCCGGTAAACCCGTGCCTTCGGCCGCGCCGGCCCAAATTTAG
- a CDS encoding aldehyde dehydrogenase family protein, with product MPVSVAPARATIAPDAAALQRLFSLQKGRSEALRRESAAERIRRLQRLHDWITQHRDDIRAALYSDFRKPATETDVTEIYATQAEIRHAIKHLRQWMRPRRVGTPLALLGTNSWVQYEPKGVCLVMAPWNYPFYLAIGPLVSALAAGNCCIVKPSEITPGVAALIARLVTEVFDPAEVSVVEGDKDVATALLQLPFDHIFFTGSPQVGKIVMRAAAEHLASVTLELGGKSPAVIDDTADLRDAAEKLVWGKCINAGQTCVAPDYLLVHERVKDQLIEEIRQVLNRFYDAQGRGVAQSDSFARIVNGNHFRRLARLLEDAQQRGATIAVGGSVDHAQCFIEPTVLLNAPSDSAVMQEEIFGPLLPVQTFGNLMEAVDFINARPHPLAMYVFTRNAENQRYLLGHVPAGGACVNDTIVHLGHPELPFGGFGNSGIGRAHGHYGFVAFSNEKAVLQQRVGKTGIKMFYPPYTERVHKMVGWLLKFL from the coding sequence ATGCCCGTTTCCGTAGCGCCCGCCCGGGCCACTATTGCGCCCGATGCCGCTGCCTTGCAGCGCTTGTTTAGCTTGCAAAAAGGCCGTAGCGAAGCCCTGAGGCGCGAATCGGCCGCCGAGCGCATCCGGCGTTTGCAGCGCCTGCACGACTGGATTACGCAACACCGCGACGACATCCGTGCGGCCTTGTACAGCGACTTCCGCAAGCCCGCCACCGAAACCGACGTAACCGAGATTTACGCTACCCAGGCCGAAATTCGCCATGCCATCAAGCACCTGCGGCAGTGGATGCGCCCCCGGCGCGTAGGTACGCCGCTGGCCCTGCTGGGCACCAACTCGTGGGTGCAGTACGAGCCCAAGGGCGTGTGCCTGGTAATGGCGCCCTGGAACTACCCCTTTTACCTGGCCATCGGGCCGCTGGTGTCGGCGCTGGCGGCGGGCAACTGCTGCATTGTTAAGCCTTCGGAAATTACGCCGGGTGTGGCAGCGCTCATTGCGCGCTTGGTAACGGAGGTGTTCGACCCCGCTGAGGTAAGTGTGGTAGAGGGCGACAAAGACGTGGCTACGGCGCTGCTGCAGCTGCCTTTCGATCATATCTTCTTCACGGGTAGCCCACAGGTGGGCAAAATTGTAATGCGCGCGGCCGCCGAGCACCTCGCCAGCGTAACCCTGGAGCTGGGCGGCAAGTCGCCGGCCGTTATCGACGACACCGCCGACCTGCGCGATGCCGCCGAAAAGCTGGTGTGGGGCAAGTGCATCAACGCGGGCCAAACCTGCGTGGCGCCCGATTACCTGCTGGTGCACGAGCGCGTGAAAGATCAGCTGATAGAAGAAATTCGGCAGGTGCTCAACCGTTTCTACGATGCCCAGGGCCGGGGCGTGGCGCAGTCCGATTCGTTTGCGCGCATCGTCAACGGCAACCACTTCCGGCGTTTGGCCCGCCTGCTCGAAGATGCCCAGCAGCGCGGCGCCACCATTGCCGTGGGCGGCAGCGTCGACCACGCACAGTGCTTTATCGAGCCCACTGTGCTGCTAAATGCCCCTTCCGACAGCGCCGTGATGCAAGAGGAAATCTTTGGCCCGCTGCTGCCCGTGCAAACCTTCGGCAACCTTATGGAGGCTGTCGACTTCATCAACGCCCGGCCGCACCCCCTGGCCATGTACGTGTTTACGCGCAACGCCGAAAACCAGCGCTACTTGCTCGGCCACGTGCCCGCCGGCGGTGCCTGCGTCAACGACACGATTGTGCACCTAGGCCACCCCGAGCTGCCGTTCGGCGGCTTCGGCAACAGCGGCATTGGGCGCGCCCACGGCCACTACGGCTTCGTGGCTTTCTCCAACGAAAAAGCCGTGCTGCAGCAGCGTGTGGGCAAAACCGGCATCAAAATGTTTTACCCGCCCTACACCGAGCGCGTGCACAAAATGGTGGGCTGGCTGCTAAAGTTCTTGTAG
- a CDS encoding GNAT family N-acetyltransferase, translating to MDTTLLLQGQMVTLRPLTPADKELFYQWAVRSDATPYIFGPDQGAQVPSWEELFGDYLPHYFDSSAPNLGQSFGIEVNGQPIGQINYDEIDPLDNSTELDIWIASNTDTGRGYGTDALNTLVEYLFEQLGVEVCTIVPAASNTRAIRTYEKAGFTLAREVVHNQVRWLHMERRCTT from the coding sequence ATGGATACTACCCTGTTGCTGCAAGGCCAAATGGTAACGCTGCGGCCGCTCACGCCCGCCGACAAAGAGCTGTTTTACCAATGGGCTGTGCGCTCCGATGCCACGCCGTACATCTTCGGCCCCGACCAAGGCGCGCAGGTACCCTCCTGGGAGGAGCTCTTTGGCGACTACCTGCCGCATTATTTCGATAGCTCGGCGCCTAACCTAGGGCAGTCGTTCGGCATCGAAGTGAACGGGCAACCCATTGGCCAGATCAACTACGACGAAATCGACCCGCTCGACAACTCCACCGAGCTCGACATCTGGATTGCCTCCAACACCGATACCGGCCGCGGCTACGGCACCGACGCCCTCAATACCTTGGTCGAATACCTGTTCGAGCAATTGGGCGTGGAGGTATGCACCATTGTACCGGCGGCCTCCAACACGCGCGCCATCCGCACCTACGAAAAAGCCGGGTTTACGCTCGCCCGCGAGGTGGTGCACAACCAAGTGCGCTGGCTGCACATGGAGCGCCGGTGCACTACCTAG
- a CDS encoding SDR family oxidoreductase codes for MENKPTQLPPQQQEQQPGLEQEMTPKPEYIREGYKGSDKLKDKVALITGGDSGIGRSIAVHFAREGADVAITYLASEEADAHKTRQLVEQEGRRCLAIPGDLRDRQFCHELVERTVQELGRLNILVNNAAEQFVSEDLTEVDDEQWEDTFQVNFFSFVRVTRAALKHMQEGDSIINTSSINAYRGNQQLVDYTSTKGAITAFTRSMAQQLAEKKIRVNSVAPGPIWTPLIPASFPPEKVAKFGQDTTMKRPGQPSEVGPCYVFLASDDASYITGQALHPNGGEILNT; via the coding sequence ATGGAAAACAAACCCACGCAGCTGCCGCCGCAACAGCAAGAGCAGCAGCCCGGCCTCGAGCAGGAAATGACGCCCAAACCGGAGTACATCCGCGAGGGCTACAAAGGCAGCGACAAGCTAAAGGACAAGGTGGCCCTGATTACGGGCGGCGACTCGGGCATCGGGCGCTCCATTGCGGTGCACTTCGCCCGCGAGGGCGCCGACGTAGCCATTACCTACCTCGCCAGCGAAGAGGCAGATGCCCACAAAACCCGCCAGTTGGTGGAGCAGGAGGGCCGCCGCTGCCTGGCCATTCCCGGCGATTTGCGCGACCGGCAGTTTTGTCACGAGCTGGTGGAGCGGACCGTGCAGGAGCTGGGCCGCCTGAATATCCTGGTAAACAACGCTGCCGAGCAGTTCGTGAGCGAAGACCTGACGGAAGTAGACGACGAGCAGTGGGAAGACACTTTTCAGGTCAACTTCTTCTCGTTTGTGCGGGTAACGCGCGCCGCCCTCAAGCACATGCAAGAAGGCGACAGCATCATCAACACGTCCAGCATCAATGCCTACCGCGGCAACCAGCAACTGGTCGATTACACCTCAACCAAAGGCGCTATTACGGCCTTTACGCGCTCCATGGCGCAGCAGCTGGCCGAGAAGAAAATCCGGGTGAACTCGGTAGCGCCCGGCCCCATCTGGACGCCGCTCATTCCGGCCTCGTTTCCGCCCGAAAAGGTGGCCAAGTTTGGGCAGGACACTACCATGAAGCGCCCCGGTCAGCCTTCCGAGGTGGGCCCGTGCTACGTGTTTTTGGCCTCCGACGACGCCTCGTACATTACGGGCCAAGCCCTGCACCCCAACGGCGGCGAAATCCTGAACACCTAG
- a CDS encoding T-complex 10 C-terminal domain-containing protein has protein sequence MKNTLLLFASAATLALSTACNRDKPAAVDAAATPSADTAVVVDDDADLTIYQDQANRTADQVSADLGVTDTAKVRRFRNTYYTRAQRLGDLDAQYETDTAGRYAATRQIDADTDTEVRTILSDDAQYRTYETNRSRYYGSGTNSGTASTTTVTTTTTTETAARPARRRKPRIVKYENENGEVKIVYANGTTVKIDKDGDRKVEYANGTKVKRDADDGQVKVKN, from the coding sequence ATGAAAAATACCCTATTGCTGTTTGCCAGCGCCGCTACCCTGGCGCTGAGCACAGCTTGCAACCGCGACAAACCCGCCGCCGTGGATGCGGCCGCTACGCCCTCGGCCGATACGGCCGTGGTGGTAGATGACGACGCCGACCTGACCATTTACCAGGACCAGGCCAACCGCACCGCCGACCAGGTAAGCGCCGACCTAGGCGTAACCGACACGGCCAAAGTGCGCCGCTTCCGTAATACCTACTACACCCGCGCCCAGCGCCTCGGCGACCTGGATGCCCAGTACGAAACCGATACGGCAGGCCGCTACGCCGCCACCCGCCAAATCGATGCCGACACCGACACGGAGGTGCGCACCATTTTGAGCGACGACGCGCAGTACCGCACCTACGAAACCAACCGCAGCCGCTACTACGGCTCGGGCACCAACTCCGGCACGGCCAGCACCACCACGGTTACCACCACTACCACCACCGAAACCGCTGCGCGCCCGGCCCGCCGGCGCAAGCCCCGCATCGTGAAATACGAAAACGAAAACGGCGAGGTAAAAATCGTGTACGCCAACGGTACCACCGTAAAAATTGACAAAGACGGCGACCGGAAAGTGGAATACGCCAACGGCACCAAAGTAAAGCGCGACGCCGACGACGGCCAGGTGAAAGTGAAAAACTAA
- a CDS encoding GNAT family N-acetyltransferase: protein MIATDAFAEFPELRTAELRLRALTPADLEAVRPITFYDGQPAATLAQAQRMLARIADDYRNHQTIHWAVALASSDQLVGTCGFYRGFAEACGEIGYVLRPEYRGHGLMTQAVRAVCAFGFEQLQLRQIEAYTELDNTASQRLLARAHFAPACSDVPGLLRYVLLGAEAHRRT, encoded by the coding sequence ATGATTGCAACCGATGCTTTTGCCGAGTTTCCGGAGCTGCGCACCGCCGAGCTGCGGCTTCGCGCCCTAACCCCCGCCGATTTGGAGGCCGTGCGCCCCATCACGTTCTACGACGGGCAACCGGCCGCTACCTTGGCCCAGGCGCAACGCATGCTGGCCCGCATCGCCGACGACTACCGCAACCACCAAACCATTCATTGGGCCGTAGCGCTGGCCAGCTCCGATCAGTTGGTGGGCACCTGCGGATTTTACCGGGGCTTTGCCGAAGCGTGCGGCGAAATCGGCTACGTGCTGCGCCCCGAGTACCGCGGCCACGGCTTGATGACGCAAGCCGTGCGGGCTGTTTGCGCTTTCGGATTTGAACAACTGCAGCTGCGCCAAATCGAAGCGTACACCGAGCTCGACAACACGGCCTCGCAGCGGCTGCTGGCGCGCGCCCACTTTGCCCCTGCTTGCTCCGATGTGCCCGGCCTGCTCCGCTACGTGCTGCTTGGGGCCGAAGCCCACCGCCGCACCTAG